In Musa acuminata AAA Group cultivar baxijiao chromosome BXJ3-9, Cavendish_Baxijiao_AAA, whole genome shotgun sequence, a single genomic region encodes these proteins:
- the LOC135585517 gene encoding two-component response regulator-like PRR73 isoform X3 yields the protein MRNVFLWDNRVMESAHQAGPKGATNEGLTDGNHQDETEHKEAPCGGEGHALSEEDESKINVALEDLNGNQITDATPLAKQTAGLQKQEQQPPGPIVRWERFLPVRTLQVLLVENDDSTRQVVSALLRNCSYEVTAVANGLQAWKILEHLTNHVDLVLTEVVMPGLNGVGLLSKIMNHKTRKNVPVIMMSSSDSMGTVFKCLSKGAVDFLVKPIRKNELKNLWQHVWRRCHSSSGSGSGSESGIQTQKSVKSKSLDDTDNSSSSNDHDNESIDLNARDGSDHGSRTQSSWTKCAPETDSPQPMSPLDQLADPPDSTCAQVIRPTPETFSKDQMPTSAIRENHGKKKPSDVCMGKKMKIQECRKPEKQYESHSTEQDFIKLADKKMDKLPEKDSKNEGHLGTFRNDSFNDPNAQAANLIDSVANSSDSRVVTRIAHAPCGFSKVVEEQDKINHTSIDLPSVELSLKRLRSIGESGTANQDDRNVLRRLELSAFSRYHTSATSNQAPTGCGGSCSPLDTSSEAIKTESMHNIVSSSDAGHLKQGSNGSNDNDMGSTTKNALTQQAAHKTKTAAFTSTVKCNQSTALHPVQYQASESQEPVQDNVETVTAASATNQPRKFQHQVLAQHHHGHHYHHHYHQVHNVQQHRQQPSPNHNDLSLKNKAGATHQCGSFNVFNGHVEGNAANYSINGSNSGSNYCSNRQDGSSNAIQTGGLNMESANGITEQCGPGSGNGSGRGGACGVDQNRLTQREAALKKFRQKRKERNFRKKMKS from the exons ATGCGTAACGTTTTCTTGTGGGACAATCGAGTGATGGAAAGTGCCCATCAAGCCGGCCCTAAAGGGGCTACGAATGAGGGGCTGACAGACGGCAACCATCAGGATGAGACTGAGCACAAGGAAGCCCCATGTGGTGGGGAAGGTCATGCCCTctccgaagaagatgagtccaagATCAATGTGGCCTTGGAAGATTTAAACGGTAACCAGATAACGGATGCAACACCGCTCGCGAAACAGACTGCTGGTCTCCAGAAGCAGGAACAGCAGCCACCGGGGCCAATCGTACGCTGGGAGAGGTTTCTTCCGGTCAGAACACTTCAGGTTTTACTCGTAGAGAATGATGATTCCACCCGTCAAGTTGTCAGCGCTTTGCTTCGCAACTGTAGTTATGAAG TCACTGCTGTTGCAAATGGTTTGCAAGCATGGAAAATATTGGAACATCTAACTAATCATGTTGACCTCGTGTTGACTGAGGTGGTCATGCCTGGTTTAAATGGCGTTGGTCTTTTaagcaaaatcatgaaccataaaACACGCAAGAATGTACCTGTGATTA TGATGTCATCAAGCGATTCTATGGGTACAGTCTTTAAGTGTCTGTCAAAAGGTGCAGTTGACTTTCTAGTGAAGCCTATCCGCAAGAATGAGCTTAAAAACCTTTGGCAGCATGTGTGGAGGAGATGTCACAGT TccagtggcagtggcagtggaAGTGAAAGTGGCATCCAAACACAGAAATCAGTTAAGTCAAAGAGCTTGGATGACACTGACAACAGTAGTAGCAGCaatgatcatgataatgaaaGTATAGACCTGAATGCAAGAGATGGCAGTGACCATGGTAGTCGAACTCAG AGTTCCTGGACAAAATGTGCTCCGGAGACTGACAGTCCCCAACCTATGTCTCCTTTAGATCAGTTAGCTGATCCACCTGATAGTACATGTGCACAAGTCATTCGCCCAACGCCAGAAACCTTCAGTAAAGATCAGATGCCTACATCTGCCATTAGAGAGAATCATGGTAAAAAGAAACCTTCTG ATGTTTGCATGGGGAAAAAAATGAAGATTCAAGAATGCAGGAAGccagaaaagcaatatgaaagtcATTCAACTGAGCAGGATTTTATCAAGTTAGCAGACAAGAAAATGGACAAATTGCCTGAAAAGGACTCAAAGAATGAGGGCCATCTTGGCACTTTTCGTAACGATTCGTTCAACGATCCAAATGCTCAAGCTGCTAATCTGATTGATTCTGTTGCCAATAGCTCTGACTCTCGAGTGGTAACCAGGATTGCTCACGCTCCTTGTGGTTTTTCCAAGGTCGTAGAAGAGCAAGATAAGATTAATCACACTTCAATAGATTTACCATCCGTTGAGTTGAGTTTGAAGAGGTTGAGGTCAATTGGCGAGAGTGGAACTGCCAATCAAGATGACCGCAATGTCTTAAGGCGCTTAGAATTGTCTGCATTCTCAAG ATATCACACATCTGCCACTTCTAATCAAGCTCCCACTGGATGTGGAGGAAGCTGCTCTCCACTTGATACCAGTTCGGAGGCAATTAAGACAGAGTCGATGCACAATATTGTGTCTAGTTCAGATGCAGGTCACCTAAAGCAAGGTTCCAATGGTAGTAATGACAATGACATGGGATCCACTACCAAGAATGCCTTGACACAGCAAGCGGCGCACAAAACAAAGACAGCAGCATTTACATCAACAGTCAAATGTAACCAGTCTACAGCTCTCCACCCAGTGCAGTATCAAGCGTCAGAAAGCCAGGAGCCTGTGCAAGACAATGTGGAAACTGTGACAGCAGCTTCAGCCACAAATCAACCAAGGAAGTTCCAACACCAAGTCCTGGCTCAACATCATCATGGTCACCactatcatcatcattatcaccaaGTTCATAATGTACAGCAGCACAGACAACAGCCATCACCAAATCACAATGACTTGTCACTCAAGAACAAGGCAGGAGCTACACACCAGTGTGGATCATTCAACGTGTTTAATGGGCACGTTGAGGGTAATGCTGCAAATTATAGCATAAATGGGAGCAATTCAGGCAGTAATTATTGTAGCAATCGGCAAGATGGAAGTAGTAATGCCATTCAAACTGGAGGGCTGAATATGGAGAGTGCTAATGGAATCACAGAACAGTGTGGTCCTGGAAGTGGCAATGGTAGTGGGAGGGGTGGTGCTTGTGGAGTAGATCAAAACCGGTTAACTCAACGAGAGGCTGCCTTGAAGAAGTTTcgacaaaaaaggaaagaaaggaacTTCAGAAAAAAG atgaaatcttga